A window of the Enterobacteriaceae bacterium 4M9 genome harbors these coding sequences:
- a CDS encoding UPF0104 family protein has protein sequence MPGSKKRWRRINKILTLLFLSAVVVLMVIYARKINWEEVWDVIHNYNRTALYGACALVALSYLIYGCYDLMARAWCGHHIAKRQVMMVATICYAFNLTLSTWIGGIGMRYRLYSRLGLKSSVITRIFSLSITTNWLGYILLGGILFTFGMVPLPAHWYVDENTLRLLGIVLLVSIAVYLWMCAYAKKRSVTVRGHTLELPGWRFAMLQLVISSANWMVMAAIIWLLMGREAHYFFVLGVLLVSSIAGVIVHIPAGIGVLEAVFIALLAGEHVPQGKLIAALLAYRVLYFFIPLLLATLGYLWLESRAKKLRVQNEKRKPAH, from the coding sequence ATGCCCGGCTCAAAGAAACGCTGGCGGCGCATCAATAAAATCCTCACTCTGCTGTTCCTTAGCGCAGTTGTCGTGCTGATGGTGATTTATGCCCGCAAAATCAACTGGGAAGAGGTGTGGGACGTCATTCACAACTACAACCGTACCGCACTGTACGGTGCCTGCGCGCTGGTGGCGCTAAGTTATCTGATATATGGCTGTTATGACCTGATGGCGCGCGCCTGGTGCGGGCACCATATTGCAAAACGCCAGGTCATGATGGTGGCGACAATTTGCTACGCCTTTAACCTGACGCTCAGTACCTGGATTGGCGGTATTGGCATGCGCTACCGGCTCTATTCGCGCCTGGGGCTTAAAAGCAGCGTTATCACACGCATCTTCTCACTGAGCATTACCACTAACTGGCTGGGCTATATCCTGCTCGGCGGCATTTTGTTTACCTTTGGCATGGTGCCATTACCGGCGCACTGGTATGTGGATGAAAACACGCTGCGCCTGCTCGGTATTGTCCTGCTGGTCAGCATCGCCGTTTACCTGTGGATGTGCGCGTATGCAAAAAAACGTAGCGTCACGGTACGTGGCCACACGCTGGAGCTACCGGGCTGGCGCTTTGCGATGTTACAGCTGGTTATCTCTTCAGCCAACTGGATGGTGATGGCGGCCATCATCTGGCTGCTAATGGGGCGCGAGGCGCACTATTTCTTTGTGCTGGGCGTGCTGCTGGTCAGCAGTATCGCCGGGGTGATTGTGCATATTCCGGCCGGTATCGGCGTGCTGGAAGCGGTATTTATCGCGCTGCTGGCAGGCGAGCACGTACCGCAGGGCAAGCTGATTGCCGCCCTGCTCGCTTACCGCGTGCTCTATTTCTTTATTCCGCTGCTGCTGGCAACGCTGGGTTATTTGTGGCTGGAAAGCCGGGCGAAGAAGCTGCGCGTGCAAAACGAAAAGCGTAAGCCCGCGCACTGA
- the clsB gene encoding cardiolipin synthase ClsB: MTKNGWRNGNQIALLENGDAFFPAVFAAIEKAHSRVILETFIWFEDGVGWQLRNVLLNAARRGVRVECLLDGYGTPKFSDAFANDLVAAGVILRFYDPHRLVFGMRTNVFRRLHRKIAVVDECVAFVGGINFSDEHLLSYGPQAKQDYALQLEGPIVQDISEYVQSTLPQRDEVQRWWGRRYHHAQDNALPGETQALFVWRDNGEHSDDIERYYLKMLANAKREVIIANAYFFPGYRLLHAMRNAARRGVRVKLIVQGEPDMPIVKVGARLLYHYLLKGGVSIYEYQARPLHGKVALMDDHWATVGSSNLDPLSLSLNLEANVIIHDRQFNQQLRDNLNGLILNDSREITEENLPRRTWWKVGFSVLAFHFLRHFPAMVGWLPAHTPHVTVVEPPVQPTLETGDRTHISEPEVKP; encoded by the coding sequence GTGACAAAAAACGGCTGGCGCAACGGCAACCAAATTGCCCTGCTTGAGAATGGTGATGCGTTTTTCCCGGCAGTCTTTGCCGCCATAGAGAAGGCCCACAGCCGGGTCATTCTGGAAACCTTTATCTGGTTTGAAGACGGCGTGGGCTGGCAACTGCGCAACGTACTGCTGAATGCCGCGCGTCGCGGTGTGCGCGTTGAGTGCCTGCTTGACGGCTACGGCACGCCCAAGTTCAGCGACGCGTTCGCAAACGATCTGGTCGCCGCCGGTGTCATTTTACGTTTTTACGATCCGCATCGGCTGGTGTTTGGCATGCGCACCAACGTTTTTCGCCGTCTGCACCGCAAAATTGCGGTAGTGGATGAATGCGTTGCCTTCGTCGGTGGGATTAATTTTTCTGACGAGCACCTTCTCAGCTATGGCCCGCAGGCCAAGCAGGACTACGCGTTACAGCTTGAAGGCCCGATCGTGCAGGACATCAGCGAGTACGTGCAGTCCACATTGCCTCAGCGCGATGAGGTGCAGCGCTGGTGGGGCCGCCGCTACCATCACGCGCAGGATAACGCCCTGCCCGGAGAAACCCAGGCGCTGTTTGTCTGGCGTGATAACGGCGAGCACAGCGATGACATTGAGCGCTATTACCTCAAAATGCTCGCCAACGCGAAGCGCGAGGTCATTATTGCTAATGCCTATTTCTTCCCTGGCTACCGCCTGCTGCACGCGATGCGTAACGCCGCCCGGCGCGGCGTGCGGGTAAAACTCATCGTGCAGGGCGAGCCGGATATGCCCATTGTGAAAGTGGGCGCTCGCCTGCTCTATCATTATCTGCTCAAAGGCGGTGTGAGTATTTACGAATACCAGGCGCGCCCGCTGCATGGCAAGGTCGCGCTCATGGACGATCACTGGGCCACCGTCGGCTCCAGCAATCTCGACCCGCTCAGTCTGTCTCTCAATCTTGAGGCGAATGTCATTATCCACGACCGGCAGTTTAATCAGCAGCTTCGCGACAACCTTAATGGCCTGATTCTCAACGACAGCCGCGAGATAACCGAGGAGAATCTCCCGCGCCGCACCTGGTGGAAAGTAGGTTTCAGCGTGCTGGCCTTCCACTTTCTGCGCCATTTCCCGGCAATGGTGGGCTGGCTTCCGGCCCATACGCCGCACGTAACGGTCGTCGAGCCGCCGGTTCAGCCAACGCTTGAAACCGGTGACCGCACCCACATTAGCGAGCCGGAGGTGAAACCCTGA